A part of Bosea sp. (in: a-proteobacteria) genomic DNA contains:
- a CDS encoding helix-turn-helix transcriptional regulator, with translation MGLKQTVATNVRMLRRDRSLTQEQLSALAGIDRNYTGMIEREECSPTVDIIEKLAKALGVDPIALLMTRTPEGPRETDTSHTV, from the coding sequence ATGGGGCTCAAGCAGACGGTCGCGACGAATGTGAGGATGTTGCGGCGTGATCGGAGCCTCACGCAGGAACAGCTGTCTGCGCTAGCCGGGATTGACCGCAACTACACCGGCATGATCGAGCGTGAAGAGTGCTCACCGACGGTCGATATCATTGAAAAGTTGGCGAAAGCGCTGGGAGTCGATCCGATTGCCTTGCTCATGACGAGAACCCCAGAAGGTCCGCGCGAGACTGACACCTCGCACACTGTGTAG
- a CDS encoding acyltransferase, with protein MMSSTQRASDGQGTRERLVNLDLLRGIAALMVCLSHAPFFLDQTGHVVSWLAIPALGVGVDLFFAISGFVIAQSLHDLHERSGAYWRAVLAFYLQRLGRIAPLLWFVVIVTGIVTIGLPRSFLPWADLMSAAAFTANVHFGRCFAGAAGCGSATLLHHTWSLALEMQFYLVAPLLFLIPVRVLRALAIIILFVSLFVQRPWQASLGWAFRIEALLLGFWIGREWSSRFAWRWPRIVPALSVIELVGLLTVMALLPRIMTGPLSGVAIVSVAIFASWITVRSGLSPVLLANRFAARIGQRLGAWSYAIYLIHPPIMIAIGLSGLVQQFGFGGARAVSMVVLLVVAWWLTRTIGDPAYRAARRFTDRYILRERAP; from the coding sequence ATGATGTCGAGCACGCAGAGGGCTTCGGACGGGCAGGGGACGCGTGAACGGCTGGTCAATCTCGACCTCCTGCGCGGCATCGCAGCCCTCATGGTCTGCCTGTCCCACGCGCCGTTCTTTCTCGACCAAACAGGGCACGTGGTCTCCTGGCTGGCGATCCCGGCGCTCGGGGTCGGGGTTGATCTGTTCTTCGCGATTTCGGGCTTTGTGATCGCGCAATCCCTGCACGATCTCCACGAGCGGTCTGGGGCGTATTGGCGCGCGGTGCTGGCCTTCTATCTGCAAAGGCTTGGGCGGATCGCTCCGCTCTTGTGGTTTGTGGTGATCGTCACCGGCATTGTTACGATCGGTTTGCCGCGCTCGTTCTTGCCTTGGGCCGATCTCATGAGTGCGGCGGCGTTCACGGCAAACGTACATTTCGGGCGGTGCTTCGCGGGTGCGGCCGGGTGCGGCAGTGCCACTCTGCTGCACCACACCTGGTCCCTTGCGCTCGAGATGCAGTTCTATCTCGTGGCGCCGCTGCTGTTCCTGATCCCGGTTCGCGTTCTGCGGGCCCTTGCGATCATAATCCTGTTCGTCAGCCTGTTCGTGCAGCGTCCCTGGCAGGCAAGCTTGGGTTGGGCGTTTCGGATCGAGGCCCTGCTGCTCGGGTTCTGGATCGGGCGGGAATGGAGCTCGCGCTTCGCATGGCGCTGGCCACGAATTGTCCCCGCCTTGAGCGTCATCGAGCTGGTGGGGCTTCTGACGGTGATGGCGCTTTTGCCGCGTATCATGACGGGACCGCTGAGCGGCGTGGCCATCGTCAGCGTCGCCATATTCGCCAGCTGGATCACGGTGCGGAGCGGCTTGTCGCCTGTGCTGCTCGCCAACCGATTTGCAGCACGGATCGGACAGCGCCTCGGGGCGTGGTCCTATGCCATCTATCTGATCCACCCGCCGATCATGATTGCCATCGGCTTGAGTGGCCTTGTGCAGCAGTTCGGTTTTGGCGGTGCACGGGCCGTCTCGATGGTCGTTTTGCTCGTGGTGGCGTGGTGGCTTACCCGGACCATCGGCGACCCAGCCTATCGTGCCGCCCGGCGGTTCACAGATCGGTACATCCTGAGAGAGCGAGCACCATGA
- a CDS encoding transglycosylase SLT domain-containing protein, whose translation MARTPNIAGMIVDSANRYGVDPRLALAVSAHEGAMSACAGSFTGVQGPMQLTQATGRGYGMDRGILSDNINGGMLTLRDAIRSCGGNQNIRCLADRYNGSTETQRQNWTNDVRRRLAGLNQAGQAAPTGCDGQAQCIMGPGDFPTGRTPFAATPPAPAPTDVMVGVGQV comes from the coding sequence ATGGCGCGAACCCCCAACATTGCCGGCATGATCGTTGATTCCGCCAACCGCTATGGCGTTGATCCGCGACTGGCGCTTGCAGTTTCTGCCCACGAAGGCGCTATGTCCGCCTGCGCGGGGTCATTCACCGGAGTTCAGGGTCCGATGCAGCTGACCCAGGCGACGGGTCGCGGCTACGGTATGGATCGCGGCATCCTCTCCGACAACATCAATGGTGGCATGCTCACTCTGCGTGATGCCATTCGGAGTTGCGGGGGCAATCAGAACATCCGCTGCCTGGCAGACCGCTACAATGGCAGCACCGAGACCCAACGGCAGAACTGGACGAATGACGTCAGGCGTCGCCTCGCTGGGCTCAACCAAGCTGGTCAAGCTGCCCCGACTGGCTGCGATGGTCAGGCCCAGTGCATCATGGGGCCGGGAGATTTCCCCACCGGCAGAACGCCATTCGCAGCAACTCCCCCTGCCCCTGCCCCCACCGATGTCATGGTGGGCGTGGGCCAGGTGTGA
- a CDS encoding isocitrate lyase/PEP mutase family protein, with amino-acid sequence MTLPIIRERLPGEPAPPRMAEVLRARLRRGTGILALPCPYDGLSARLAAQAGYEAMFMGGYALVASRFGFPDIGLATQGEMVEAARVVAASAGVPVLADGDTGHGGSMNVRRTVQSMDAAGVAAVMIEDQLSPKRCGHLAGKQIVDRTEAVLRVRTAVRAAEQSAGRVLILARTDARNIAGLEEAIWRMQAFEAEGAELLFMESPHDEREMAESNQAVSSPTLANVLEGGLSPILPRARLEALGFAMAAYPIALIGAAGHAARAALAAIAAEEAGPPRLSHAELLDATGYTQVEAALRALDEG; translated from the coding sequence ATGACCTTGCCAATCATACGGGAGCGACTTCCGGGAGAGCCTGCCCCGCCGCGCATGGCGGAGGTCCTGCGCGCGCGGCTGCGGCGAGGCACAGGAATCCTCGCCCTGCCCTGCCCTTATGACGGGCTGTCGGCGCGGCTTGCAGCGCAGGCGGGATATGAAGCGATGTTCATGGGCGGTTACGCACTGGTGGCGTCGCGCTTCGGCTTTCCCGACATCGGCCTCGCGACGCAAGGCGAAATGGTCGAGGCGGCCAGGGTCGTGGCAGCGTCGGCGGGTGTGCCCGTCCTCGCGGATGGCGACACGGGCCATGGCGGCTCGATGAACGTCCGGCGGACCGTGCAGTCCATGGATGCCGCAGGCGTGGCTGCAGTGATGATCGAGGACCAGCTTTCGCCCAAGCGCTGCGGACATCTGGCGGGCAAGCAGATCGTGGACCGGACCGAAGCCGTGTTGCGCGTTCGGACTGCGGTGCGCGCAGCGGAACAGAGCGCCGGGCGCGTGTTGATCCTGGCGCGCACCGATGCCCGCAACATCGCCGGGCTGGAGGAGGCGATCTGGCGCATGCAAGCCTTCGAGGCGGAGGGGGCGGAACTGCTGTTCATGGAGAGCCCACATGACGAGCGCGAGATGGCGGAGTCGAACCAGGCCGTGTCATCGCCCACGCTCGCTAACGTGCTCGAGGGTGGTCTCAGTCCAATCTTGCCGCGTGCCCGGCTCGAGGCGCTCGGCTTCGCCATGGCAGCCTATCCGATCGCGCTGATCGGTGCGGCCGGGCATGCGGCACGCGCCGCGCTGGCCGCAATTGCGGCGGAAGAAGCTGGCCCGCCCCGGTTGAGCCATGCCGAGCTTCTGGACGCGACGGGCTATACCCAGGTCGAGGCAGCGCTGCGTGCGCTAGATGAAGGCTGA
- a CDS encoding alpha/beta fold hydrolase, with protein MTQEPTPIALADFGSFHVGGRLVEIRGREPRDIAFTRTTRHRVDPNGAYRIEAAYVQWYRPAILRCALPVVLVHGGGMTGAVWETTPDGRAGFVQILLRQGFAVYVIDAVERGRAGWCALDGIWDGEPVQRSLEEAWSLFRIGPAEGFKDRRAFPGQRFPASALETLAASFVPRWTTNGPAATAALKAAIMRIGPCTVMCHSQGAEQAFAVAAARPDLVRGVMALEPSALPEDVETLPATLIVMGDNLDATPLWEALTARIRRFVERAPGATMLELSADGLPGHTHLMMMDRRNEAVLGRLTPFIYDCAAPAQIETTGGTP; from the coding sequence GTGACGCAAGAGCCCACCCCGATCGCGCTCGCGGACTTCGGCAGCTTCCACGTCGGTGGACGACTCGTCGAGATCCGCGGGCGCGAGCCTCGCGACATCGCCTTCACCCGCACGACGCGGCACCGGGTCGACCCGAACGGCGCCTACCGGATCGAGGCGGCATATGTGCAATGGTATCGCCCGGCCATCCTGCGCTGCGCGCTGCCTGTCGTGCTGGTGCATGGTGGCGGCATGACAGGTGCCGTCTGGGAGACCACGCCGGACGGCCGCGCAGGCTTCGTCCAGATTCTTCTGCGGCAGGGCTTTGCAGTCTATGTGATCGACGCGGTCGAGCGTGGTCGCGCCGGATGGTGCGCGCTGGACGGGATCTGGGATGGCGAACCGGTTCAGCGCAGCCTCGAGGAGGCTTGGTCCCTGTTCCGGATCGGCCCGGCAGAGGGTTTCAAGGATCGCCGCGCCTTTCCCGGGCAGCGTTTCCCCGCTTCGGCGCTGGAGACGCTCGCCGCCTCCTTTGTGCCGCGTTGGACCACTAACGGGCCGGCGGCGACGGCGGCGCTGAAAGCCGCGATCATGCGGATCGGCCCCTGTACGGTGATGTGCCACAGCCAGGGCGCTGAACAGGCCTTCGCGGTCGCGGCGGCCCGGCCAGACCTCGTGCGTGGGGTGATGGCGCTCGAACCGTCGGCCCTGCCGGAAGATGTGGAGACCCTGCCCGCCACTCTGATCGTGATGGGGGACAATCTTGATGCAACGCCCTTGTGGGAGGCGCTGACCGCACGAATCCGCCGGTTCGTCGAGCGCGCGCCGGGGGCCACCATGCTTGAGCTCAGCGCGGACGGACTGCCGGGCCACACGCATCTGATGATGATGGATCGTCGCAACGAAGCGGTACTCGGCCGCCTTACGCCGTTCATCTATGACTGCGCGGCGCCTGCGCAGATCGAAACGACCGGAGGGACGCCATGA
- a CDS encoding TRAP transporter large permease subunit yields the protein MSFTLLAAILLGYPVALALAGTSALFILLSDLPAAFFNLMISRIYANALANWLLVAVPMFIFMGFILERTGVAERMLDQMGRMLRSLPGGLALSVLAVGVMLAATSGIVGASVVLLSTLALPQMVKAGYDRSFAAGVVGSSGTLAILIPPSIMLIVLADQLPVPVGDLFQGAMLPGFLLVAVYGLWIAGRAFADPGAAPPSADRADLRLAEMLGGIAPVALLILCVLGSIIGGFATPTEASGLGAAGAILVASLQGRLSLPLLVKACLDTARTTGLVMFVIIGATCFSAVFRGIGGETMIEQALTGLGGGPWGILGVILAAIFVLGFVLDWLEISLILMPLVGPVIAGLDFGNGLVGNERLAWFAILVAVNLQSSFLTPPFGFTLFYLRSTASELLSNADIYRGVAPFIALQILVVLIVALVPGLVTWRW from the coding sequence GCCTTCTTCAATCTGATGATCAGCCGAATATACGCCAATGCGCTGGCCAACTGGCTGCTGGTCGCGGTGCCGATGTTCATCTTCATGGGCTTCATCCTCGAACGGACGGGCGTGGCCGAACGCATGCTCGACCAGATGGGACGCATGCTGCGGTCGCTGCCGGGCGGGTTGGCGCTCTCGGTGCTGGCGGTCGGCGTAATGCTCGCGGCCACCTCCGGGATCGTCGGCGCCTCGGTCGTGCTCCTGTCGACCCTGGCGCTGCCGCAGATGGTGAAGGCCGGCTACGATCGCAGCTTCGCCGCCGGGGTGGTCGGCTCCTCGGGAACCCTTGCGATCCTGATCCCGCCATCGATCATGCTGATCGTGCTGGCCGACCAGCTGCCCGTGCCGGTCGGAGACCTCTTCCAGGGCGCGATGCTGCCGGGCTTCCTGCTGGTCGCAGTTTACGGGCTCTGGATCGCCGGCCGCGCCTTCGCCGATCCCGGCGCCGCGCCGCCTTCCGCCGACAGGGCCGACCTCAGGCTCGCCGAGATGCTGGGGGGCATCGCGCCGGTCGCGCTGCTGATCCTGTGCGTGCTCGGCTCCATCATCGGCGGCTTCGCCACTCCGACCGAGGCAAGTGGGCTGGGCGCGGCCGGCGCCATCCTGGTGGCCAGCCTGCAAGGGCGCCTGTCGCTGCCGCTGCTGGTCAAGGCCTGCCTCGACACTGCGCGGACCACTGGGCTCGTGATGTTCGTCATCATCGGGGCGACCTGCTTCAGCGCGGTCTTCCGCGGCATCGGCGGCGAAACCATGATCGAGCAAGCCCTGACCGGCCTGGGCGGCGGACCATGGGGCATCCTTGGCGTGATCCTTGCGGCGATCTTCGTGCTGGGTTTCGTGCTCGACTGGCTCGAGATCAGCCTCATCCTGATGCCGCTGGTCGGGCCCGTGATCGCCGGGCTCGATTTCGGAAACGGCCTGGTCGGCAATGAGCGACTGGCCTGGTTCGCGATCCTGGTGGCGGTAAACCTGCAGTCCTCGTTCCTCACGCCGCCCTTCGGCTTCACGCTGTTCTACCTGCGCAGCACAGCCTCCGAGCTGCTGTCCAACGCGGACATCTACCGCGGGGTCGCGCCTTTCATCGCGCTGCAGATCCTCGTCGTCCTGATCGTGGCCCTCGTTCCAGGCCTCGTGACATGGCGATGGTGA
- a CDS encoding helix-turn-helix transcriptional regulator: MILQSINKILYTQHGLSLCKNDQEHIYKIYECNKIKRRLVIQTGDNVFSWGLSMKFDRVNEQTTYSEKEIDHLACAYVIALGYEGAIMMFEGLLSGSEQSTVEPDDALAILCRRVLDAINDEAATITRILDRMLPALLAGENDALADEFACRPNLIDRHIGGRVQQRRVQLGWSTAELAERLAVTTALVAAMERGSQRIDAVMLDRASQCLGVPKELFFQR, translated from the coding sequence ATGATACTGCAATCTATTAATAAAATTCTGTATACACAGCACGGCTTGTCGCTTTGTAAGAATGACCAAGAGCATATCTACAAGATTTATGAGTGTAATAAGATTAAAAGGCGTTTGGTCATTCAAACCGGCGATAACGTGTTCAGCTGGGGGCTGAGTATGAAGTTCGACCGAGTCAACGAGCAAACGACGTATTCCGAAAAAGAGATCGACCATCTTGCCTGTGCCTACGTGATAGCCCTCGGCTATGAAGGGGCAATCATGATGTTCGAAGGGCTGCTCTCGGGAAGCGAACAATCCACTGTTGAGCCTGATGATGCACTCGCCATTCTATGCCGCCGCGTTCTCGATGCTATCAACGACGAGGCGGCGACGATCACGCGGATTCTCGACCGGATGCTGCCAGCTTTGCTGGCCGGTGAAAACGATGCGCTCGCGGATGAATTCGCTTGTCGTCCCAATCTCATCGACAGGCACATTGGCGGGCGCGTCCAGCAACGGCGTGTTCAACTTGGTTGGTCAACGGCTGAGCTCGCAGAACGACTTGCTGTCACCACCGCATTGGTAGCTGCCATGGAACGAGGCTCCCAGCGGATAGACGCGGTTATGCTCGACCGCGCCAGTCAGTGTTTGGGTGTACCCAAAGAGCTGTTCTTTCAGAGATAA
- a CDS encoding TRAP transporter substrate-binding protein — translation MTRTTTPTRAGSGRIGKRLLGAIAGVALMASAGAAGARELSLQSTFPGGFPVLSESIDYFIRNVDNATAGQVKFKAYDAGKLSPPFEVLGNVGNGSIDSGWSYAGYWAGKYPAANLFGSIPFGPDAIKYLAWIYEGGGLAIWQEIYAKDNVVPMPCGTIISEAAGWFRKEIKSLDDMKGLKFRIGGLGGKILAKVGATPTAVPASEVYLALETGKIDATELSYPAIDQKAGFSRVAKNYYFPGWHQPSGFIEFLINKGVWDKFTPGQRLAVEEACKATSLWAITRASVIQKPALEAFQKDGVKVGRLPDTVLAALEKASTEVMDEEAARDPLFKKALESYRAFSAIYDEYNNLNRLK, via the coding sequence ATGACCAGAACGACCACACCAACACGGGCCGGCTCCGGCCGCATCGGCAAGCGGCTGCTCGGCGCCATCGCGGGCGTAGCGCTCATGGCCAGCGCCGGCGCAGCGGGGGCGCGCGAACTCAGCCTCCAGTCGACCTTCCCCGGCGGGTTCCCCGTGCTGTCGGAATCGATCGACTACTTCATTCGCAATGTCGACAACGCCACGGCGGGACAGGTCAAGTTCAAGGCCTACGACGCCGGCAAGCTGTCGCCGCCCTTCGAGGTGCTGGGCAATGTGGGCAATGGCTCGATTGATTCGGGCTGGAGCTATGCGGGCTACTGGGCCGGCAAGTACCCGGCCGCGAACCTGTTCGGCTCGATCCCATTCGGCCCTGATGCCATCAAATACCTCGCCTGGATCTACGAGGGCGGCGGGCTTGCGATCTGGCAGGAGATCTACGCCAAGGACAACGTCGTGCCGATGCCATGCGGCACCATCATCTCCGAGGCAGCTGGCTGGTTCCGCAAGGAAATCAAGTCGCTGGACGACATGAAGGGTCTGAAGTTCCGCATCGGTGGCCTGGGCGGCAAGATCCTCGCCAAGGTCGGCGCTACGCCCACAGCCGTCCCGGCATCGGAGGTCTACCTCGCGCTTGAGACCGGCAAGATCGACGCGACTGAGCTCAGCTATCCCGCCATCGACCAGAAGGCCGGCTTCAGCCGCGTCGCCAAGAACTACTACTTCCCTGGCTGGCACCAGCCGTCCGGCTTCATCGAGTTCCTGATCAACAAGGGAGTCTGGGACAAGTTTACGCCGGGCCAGCGGCTGGCCGTTGAGGAGGCGTGCAAAGCGACGAGCCTTTGGGCGATCACCCGCGCCTCCGTCATCCAGAAACCGGCGCTCGAGGCCTTCCAGAAAGATGGCGTCAAGGTCGGACGCTTGCCGGACACGGTGCTCGCTGCGCTGGAAAAGGCGTCGACGGAGGTCATGGACGAGGAAGCCGCGCGCGATCCCCTGTTCAAGAAGGCGCTTGAGTCCTACCGCGCATTCAGTGCCATCTATGATGAATACAATAACCTGAACCGGCTGAAGTGA